TCGTAAGGGTAAGTGGGGGggaggagacggggagagagggagagggaggtctggagtggtgggagggagagaggtggaatgAGATGAAATTTTgctggagggtgagggaagggaagagaggaagaacgggggaagggagacggggagagaagaaagggagtgtGGGGTGGACGTAGTGAgaaggaacgaggaggaagaaaggagtggggtgaagagaagggaaagaggggaagaaagaggagagggtggagagaaaagggagtaggAGATGGACACCgtgggaggtaggaagagaggcgGAGTGAGAAGGGAATAGGTAGGTTGGGTGGACGGATAGggatgtgagagggaggagggaaagaaagatggggaggaggagaggggtctGGGGccatggggagaggagggggggagaagggaagaggggaagaaaggggaggaggagaggggtctGGAGGCagtgagagagatggagagaggaggggggaaagcgagtgggatggagaaaagggaagaagggtttgggaagagaggatagggagggaggagtagaaggaatggggTGCTGGGGTGAGTGGTGGCGCTgttgtgagaggggagagggggagagaaagaggaggttggggtagtggaggagaggagggatactgttgagggagaaggaggaggaggaggtagtgcaagaggaagaggaggaggaagggggactaggggggtaggaggagggatgggggtaCTAGAAGTGGTAGGGGGGTTTACCAGTTAATTCATTCCTCCGCCTATTGGTTCGCTGACTCATTCATCTTTCATTCGTCCGTCATTTGTTTGATTTGCAACTGTGtccgttttattttttcatctattttgttatttttatctccGTGcaattcttcgttttctctctctctcatttatctgttAGTGCTTCAGTATTAATCCGTTCTTGCCGTCTAatcaattctttcttcttctttttgacttTTCCACGCATTGTTTCACTCCCTCATCCCACCCCTGACCTTGACCTCCCGCATCCTTCCTCAGCTCCTGGTGCGAGAGGGCGCGAACCTGAACCTGGCGGACAAGGACGGCGATACACCCCTGCACGAGGCCCTGCGCCACCACACGCTCTCCCAGCTGCGCCAACTCCAGGACATGCAGGACGTGGGCAAGGTGAGGGATGCGCCGTGGAGGAcgcggagggagaagggagaaggatgttGGGTTGGAAGACTTCATGGATAGAATTCtagtagggaggagagaaaagagaaggattgaGGTGGTTTTGGGGTCGCCTTGGAGGgtgcggagggagaggggagaaggatgtTGGGTTGGAAGACTTCATGGATAGGATTCTtgtagggaggagagaaaagagaaggattgaGGTGGTTTTGGGATCTTGAAGACGTGGGCGAGATGATTTGCGTGGAGGGATGCGGAGGGGGAAGGGGCAAGGATGCTGGGTCGGAAGACATAGTTGATTTTAGTatgaaggtagagagagacaaaagggtaGGTTTGAGGTGGTTTGGGGGTTTTATGGACGTTGGTAAAATGAAGGGTGTGGACGGAGGGGAAAGGACAAGGACTTTTAGGaaggtattataagacacactcgcgtctcacatcaactatttctaaaggtcaaagaaagggtcagtcgggttctaatgagtgtttctttaggttcacggtacagaggaagggtcacactaccaccatggtcataaaactacacctggaaatgccccaaactcttacgaaacccttgtcaaatatgtgaacttgggcgccgaaacgtCTAGTAATTCGCCACTTAAACTTTGGGAAAGGAATCAAGGGTGCTGAAGGGAAAGGATACGAGAGGAGAGGTATTAAGAAAAAGAATTGATGAAGGAGAAACTCTGAtcggggaaaagaggaaaaaagtgaattgGGGGGATCAAGCGATataatgagaagggaaaaaatgacctAATTGAAAGGCTTGCTAACGAGAAGGGTAAGTTTGACCAAGGAAAagcggaaaaaagaagaaaatcaacggGAGGATGAGATGAAAGGTGAAAAGGTAAGGGAAGTGTTctatatggaagaaaaaaagacgtccactgttgttgtttttttcgtttttttgtttttttttgttttctagtgTTAGTGGTGCTTACATCATGGCCAGCGAaggtcattactctctctctctctctctctctctctctctctctctctctctctctctctctctctctctctctctctctctctctctttcgtttcaaTTCTCGCCACTGCGTTTTAACACGGCTCCATAATTCATCAGATCATTACGGTTGCTTATTGGACGTCGAGGCAGCGTCATGGGCCAGTCAAAACGCAGCATCATTATCAACAGCCATTCGTCCTGACCAATCGCGCGCCGACACGCTCTTTCCTCCCTCGTCCCCGCTCCCTGCTGCCTCGACGCGTTGGTTCGAATCCCGCTCGGATGTTGCTTATTGCCTGATCGatccctcttccacttttcccgACTCCTCTCTTCAACTTGGACGACCTCACACCACGACACCTCACGAAGGTTACGGTGTTGTCTGAAAATGTAAAATGAAATGCTCGAAGAGTCGCTCATGAGAAAGAGAGTCGCTGACGATCGCGCCATGCAGTGCCTAAAGGGAAAAGTTCGGTTGGTGTGGCCCAGGGTCCCGGagtgtgaaagggaagagaagacataTCGATTTTTTGGTTTCTTCATCTATCACTATCCCTGAGATTAAATGTGTCGCCGTGAATTGGGTAACATACAATATGTCTGTTTTTTTCAATATTGATGAATTAATGTAACAGACACACTCACTTCACTGGTATATCGAAGCACGCATTTCCTGGTTCATGGAGAGACTCATAAGCTATCACTCGCCATACATTCGTGCGCCATGACATTAATAACGATGAATGTCCGTACTAATGAGGTAattaaggagcagcgagtagcgggctttttttattattgtttcctttttttgtgcccttgagctgtctcctttgttgtaaaaaaaaaaaaaaagtttaataatGACATTTCAACTGAGTCACTCGGGTATCGAACCACTCACTCACTGGTTCATGAAGCGACTCCGACATCCCAAGCAACTCATCAGTAACCATCCCCGGCGGAGTCTGAACGGACGCACAGACACCCTGGCGGACACAGAACGAGAGAGCGCGAATGGCAGGCAGGGTGTTAGTATTCTTCAAGGGTCCTCCGTGTAGTATTAAGTTTAGGAGCTTTAAGATGATCAGTGCACAGGAGAAACAGACACTTTGGCGATCGTATATCAAGGAAACAAGACCAGCAGCGGGGAAACAGACGAAAGGTGAGGTAGTTAGGTGGCCTTGGGGGGATATGCAGGAAGTggccttgagtgtgtgtgtgtgtgtgtgtgttattgaggGCAGCGTCACCTTATCGCATCGCCTGGTTTGAGTTTTTCATATACAAGTATCAGTTCACGCCAGGTCATTTGTATCAAGTGTGCGTCCATGCGTGCGTGCTTATGTTTGTGCGTGAACTGAACAACTGGCGAGATGGCAGGTACCGGTAATGGCAGTTCTGGAATCGTAATTAATGACCTTTACTTGTGCCAATTAAAGTTTTACCCATTATGGCTTGTCGGCGCCTCCGTGATCTAATGGTTAGCCCACTCACCTGCTCATCCTACCtctcgggatggtcgataaatgagtacctgggaaacctggggaaggtaaactggtaacccggatgtcacactggccctgtgtcgggttaatgggttctctcccaccacaggtttAAAGGGCCAGTGGTGTAGAGATGAGCatcgccgccacgcgcagctatagcgtatgctcccaactttacctttactttacctGTTGCATTTAATGTTTGGCAGAGGGTTGAGGACTTGACCTTCCCTTTAGACAGGTTCAGTTAGACGTCACTTTATATGGATGTACTGGCCCGTAGTGATAATAGGGGATGCATCGTCAGGTAGCTTACAGTTCCAGCTTGTTTGGTATATTGAAAAGCTCTTAAGGTTGTGAAGAGAGGGTCCAGATGGAAAATTAAAAAATCTCCCATATACGAGGATCTGGTTAGGATTCATCATAATTCAAACGTTTATTCCCGTTAAATGCTTTTGACAGTTAGTTCAAGTCAACTAACTTTTTCTTTTCCAGATGACTACAAAGGTGATTTTAAACAGAGGCATGTGTAGATTGATTCCAGATAGACATACTgagttttctatttatattttgatttTCCTACAATCTATTTTGGTGTTTTATGTACCTTATGTTTCTCCTCAACTGACATCATAATTATGAGATGCATCCTGTCTTGCCTCATCTCAGCTTTACTTCCTACTTCATACACTGTAGTTACTCCATCAACTTGATTGTCTCTCCCAATTCCAGGCACTTTGAATAATCTTGCTGCTTCCTGgtgtaatttgttttcatttgctGCAGTGACATTTAGTTAAACCTTTGTTTATGAACAGATAGGACTTGCATGATGTATttcaagagaaaatataaaagtttgtttttgtttccactTCCTCAATGGCTAATCCATAAAACTCATGCTCTTTAAGTCGCCCCAGCTGCTGATGGGTCTGGGGACTCAAGGCGTGGACAAGAAGAGTCCCGCCTCCATTGCCTGTCTGCTGGCTGCTCACGGCGCCGACCTTAACATCAAGAACAAGAAGGGACAGACTCCCCTTGACCTGTGTCCAGACCCCAACCTGTGCAAGGCACTCACCAAATGTTACAAGGACAAGTCTGTGTGAGTGTTGACACCGTTCTCTCCCCACACCTCAAAAAAGGATGAAAGTTCTGGAATCTTAAAAgcgttgtttactttttttgtcagTTTCACTAACATCTTTACTCATCAATGTCCTCATCATTTATGTCTCAAAGCTTTGCTTTCAAGAAAGTTTActgcttttttttatgtattatgcAGTCTGAGTCAATGTCTCCCATTGGTGTGATACAACTTGGTAAGAAGTTGCAATTTTTTTACTTGAATCTGAGGAACCCTTGTGCTGATGTGACATGTTTAATGTGAGTATGAGTACAAAGCATCAAAAGCATCGTAAAGGGTAAGATAATTAAATTatcatggaaaaggaggaaactacAAAGTTGTGTCCAGATATTtgaaggtaaatttaaattgaaaaaGGTTGATGCCTTAATATTGAGACCAGAGTAGCTCAGAATATAAAAAGCTGGAGATATGAAAACCCTCATTAATAAAAAGGCCATGTATGACAACACTGGGAAGTCTAAGGATGGAGTGCATGGATCGGGCAAGTCTTGCCACACTCACTCAATCAAGGGATTTATCAAGAAACAGACCTCAGATTAGGAAAACCGCTACTAGAGAATAATTAATTAGTTTAATACGTAGTACTAAAACTATTACTTAAATGTACTTTTTTACCTCAATACTTAGAAGACCGTGATAACctgattcccttttctttctatccaCTTCACAGTTCCGGGGACATGGGGTCGCTGGAGGTGTGCCCCGAGGAGAGCCTGGAGGAGTGCATGGTCTGCTCCGACACCAAGCGGGACACACTCTTCGGCCCCTGTGGTCACATTGCCACCTGCTCCATCTGTTCTCCCAGAGTCAAGAAGTGTCTGATGTGCAAGGAGCCGGTCCAGTCCAGAACAAAGGTGAGTGTTGTTTCTTCACTCCACTCTACAGTGACGGACATAAGCATAACCAGCACAAGTTTTTTATGAAATCTTGAGAAATTTGTGTTTATGACCAATTTTAGGTTTCATCCTTGTTtgctgaccatcctggtgaacaacccTTCAAATTTCAATACTTCCAATTTTAGGTTTCATTTCCTGGTAAACAAGCCTCCAACTTTGCTGTCTTTAATCATctaaagcagttggttcagcacccttcaCGAATTCCTTACCACCTTGGAGTCACCCAACACTCCAGACCTCTTCCTTCCATTGGGGTCCTccaatcataaccttatttctgtatcctattTTATTGCTCCTGTTCAGCCTTTGAACCTACCAGAGATGTGATGCTGTTGGCATTATGCTTTAGCTAGATGGTTACACCTAAGAATATATATCATTGTAACTTCCCAATTGTATTCTGCTATGCACTGCTCCTGCAAAGAGTATAGATTGAGATTTGAAAAAGGAGTCTATTTCAGTTgcagagatgtcttgatacttcAGCATTCAGGTcgtgggaaggagaaaaaaatagacaaaggaaggctgttccagaatttaccagtgagAGAACTGAAATAATGAAAGTAttggttagctcttgcattaggaatttggacagcacagtAATGAACTATAGCAAAAAGTCATGTACAGCAAACTAATTTgcttttttattcatcttctagCCTCTTTTATATGACTCAGCAGGGAGcatgtaaaataattaaaatcaaattatatatatatatatatatatatatatatatatatatatatatatatatatatatatatatatatatatatatatatatatatatatatatatatatatatatatatatatatatatatatatatatatatatatctataatgACGTCTATTAAAAACTGGTAAGAGTTTGCAATGTTTATTGACAAGCAGTACAACAAATGAAAAAGTACAGTATAACTGAAGGCATGTTTTTGACAAGTTCAAGAATACTTGCTTAAAGTTCAAAAAAACTTGACCAACCCCTCTGCCTAAGGAGTGGGTTCAAAAGACTCGTGACAGTAAAATATTTCAAGTACCACAAACTATAAACATTAACATGTTCTTGGTAATATCATAGTACCAAGACAACAACAAAGATATTTTCAAGTTTTCTCAACTCAGTCAAATTAGTTAATTACAAAACATTTGCCATTAATGCACGAGTGATTTCAAATATCCTGCCATCTATCAAGATACGTACGTACAAAGTGCATCATTGTAGCATAAAGGCTACTAGAGAAAACTTTAATTTAGGGGGTTTTGCTAATCATGATTTTCAAGTGAACTAACTAAAAGCAAAGACACACATTGATTCCCACAATGTCTACAGATTGAGGAGTGTGTCGTGTGTTCAGACAAGCAGGCAACCGTGCTCTTCCAGCCATGTGGTCACATGTGTGCCTGCGACAACTGTGCCTCCCTCATGAAGAAGTGTGTGCAGTGCCGAGGCGTCATCGAGAAGCAGATTCCCTTCATTGTGTGCTGTGGGGGGCAAGGTAAGTGATAACTACTAATTGCCAATCTCATTGTGTCTCCTTTAGTGAAGCTAGTAATTAATTGAAGTAGGTGAAGTTGAAATTGAATGAGCTGTCCATCAAATTTGTTACATTTCTGAGTATTTGAAAACTCTGACTTTTGTTTCAAAAGAGTGTATTCCACTGATgaatatgagagaaaaagaaggctaTGATATTTGAGAAGAGAATTACAGCCTACAAAGTACAGTGGCCAATTACAATAGACAAAAAAACTTTAGTCGGTTCCGAGAGctggcggagattttccttcaggggtggactcgcagacttggtatcattgcatgggtgatggtACTGCGCACTCATTGGCCAATTCTTGACTTGTTTTGatgcgcataaaattgactttgtattcctaccaaaacccaTTAACAGGTAACAGATTGCACCAATAAAAACTGTttcaataatatctttattgatataaagtatgtgccttttgaactattataaaGTAAtctatgtgccttttgaactattataaaGTAATTTGAAACGACATTCACAACAAAACTAAGTCAGAACTGCACGTAAATGGACAATGTCCAGCGACTGTTGAAGCTAGACTTTTTTTACCACTACAAAGTGCTAGGCTACAGTCTAATgaactcatttattgtaagatttcttggtatatttttaggccTGGCTTAGTATTaacataatgtgtagtgatgctacggaGTCATAACATAAACATTGGCCTGAGGCAAGAAcctcctcatttctttcatcgtcctatcattatcctgaaatatgtttctaatatttgtgggtgataaactaataaataaccataaggaagagcgattataagaataactacatttatatgCCAAAagtgttgattttaagaggtagcagagagtAAGAGATAGTAGGCTTTGTGAAGTGAAAAACACTATGTGGTCTCATAAGGAGCCTCTCAAAATGATAcatctattttcttatttcttagcTTTATAATAATTACATCTTACATCTAAGTAATTATTAACTTCATACTAGTGGATTCTCCTATTCTCTCTGCATTACATTGTTAATTCAGTGGATAACTTTCATACTTGTGGTTAATTAGCTGTTAAAAGACTTGGGGTGTTAAGAATATTACTTAACAGGGGTGTTAAGAATATTACTTAACAGGGGTGTTAAGAATATTACTTAACACCAGTATTCTATGTtaagtccaaccaaattgttgaGTCCGTTCAGGCGGAGGCTCCCgcaggtccatttctcccctctgttctgccacacagtccctattttttcctatcatatgttacctttaccttacatatgagaggaagagataggtgttgggactgtgtggcagagcagagtggAGAAATGGACCTCCGCCCAaacagactcgacaatttggttggactatagatGTGTTGTGTTACCAACTGCCTTGCCTATCAAATGAGTTCAGAAGCCTGGAGATGGATGTAGTGGGATACTCTTTGAGACACGGAGACCTGGCAGTAGCGAGATCATTAGTAGGGGGGTACACCTACTACTGGTTCAGCATAAGCAATGGTGCTCATCTGAAGGAGGGTAGCTGTAAGCATCTCCAACTAACTGCAGCCATTTGTGATTGAGGTTACTCTATTTGATGAGTATATAATGCAAGTGAGGTTGAAGCCTACCCTGTGCTTCGTGTCCGTTATTCCTGTGTATGCTCCAAGGAGATTGTAAAGCTGAAGAGGTGTTCTGCACCAAACTCGACTCTGTATTAGACCAGTGTCCCCCACAGggcacactcattgtcttgggcaacttaaatgctactactggcactgacagggttggctacaaGTTACGTGTTGGTCCCCATAGTTGTGGCACCAGGAACACTATCAGCTCTCTTCAGCTGAATTCTGAAATATCCAGGGAGCTGAGAATTGCAGTTTCTTGATACCAGATACCAGAGCAATGTTATGGACTAATTCAGCATGGGTATATGGTGTTTTCAATACCTGTACAGGACAAAGATCTAGATCATgaagtcacttgtgctccctgtcttactctatggctgctAGTCATGGACACTGAATAGCAACTTCTAAAGGCTGAATTACATATCCTATTTTCAGAGTACTTATTTTCCCGATATGAATGAAGACCAAATggaatcagtcaatcaatgggggcatatatTGGGAGACATGTTGCCTCACATGCCCTATTACGCCAAACCTGAGGGTTCCtccaggcaagtctccatgcaggccccttcccaTAATAAGATTGATCTATagacttgctcaagtcacgaatAATGTGGGTGCCCCCTTTGCCTCCTCCAGTCAGGTATGTCCCTTACAGAAACAACTCGTAgagcagggtcagcttctgggtagTGTGTCACATGCCCGTGTCGccagtttgacacagtcattccagcatGGCCCATGATTCTGGGTAGGCACTTGTTACCGAAGGCATCAATCTGCCTTTACAAGTCAACACGtgcctatgcagaatcatggaatattgctggaatgacttaATGTCAAACCAGCAATTACTCCACAAGACTGATTCaaggcctattacctgcatagtccattAATGCCAGCTTTTGCATATTTAGGCATGTGCCAAGTGACCCAGAAGCCAACTCTGCTCACCGAGTTGTTTCTGTAAGGGCTTAATGCCAAGTGGAGAAGACCAAGAGGACACTCACAGAGTTTGTAGCTTGAGCAAGTTGACAGATCCTGCTATGAGGTATAtacatagggaagggaagggaacctgATGGAGACGCCTGGAGGAACTCACGGGTTTGGAGTCGTAGATTGGGAAGGTGACGTGCCTCCCCGATGTATGGTCCTACTAATTCTGACCGATTGAATATGCTAGGTCACTGGCATTTATGGAAGCAGCCAGTCCAGCCATTTTAGAGAGCAAGTCTGTGTTAACAAATTCATTAATTTCATAATTGACAAAACCTTGCCTAATGCTGTACCTGTGAATCTGCAGCCCCAGCTTCCATCCTGCCTGGGGTTGcccacaccaacaacaacagcaacagcagtagcaGTGGTGGCAGCAGCGGTGCGAGTGTGGGCGCTGCTGTGGCTGCTTCCTCaggcaccaacaacaacaccactgcgGGTCACATTGTGGTGTCCGGCCCAGCGGCAGCGGGCGTGGTGGTGCCCGGCCCCACCGGTCCCCTCATGAACAATGGCACGCGGGACATGTCCTCAGCTGACTTGCAGAAGCTTCAGCAGCAGCTCCACGACATAAAGGAACAGGTCAGTACTGAGAAGGGGCTCATGTAGTAATGGGGACTTTGCAAGAGGGCAGCACTACTGTCTATCTGTCAGGAACGAGGGGTACAACATGACTTTGATTCTGTGATGAACTGTTAGGCAGAGTACCATAATTTGTCATTGAAGAATTCTATCATCTGTATATATACCTGTCCCCTCATGTCAACTTCCTcctggccacagcagaagagtccagttttccctgttctggcactcccttcTGACATTCAATCCCATGCTAGCATTTTCACTTCACTCTGTTGATCCATTTTACTGTTGGTCTCCCCATTCTACCTTTTCCCTCAGTCTTGCTCCAATACACTGTCTAGACAAACTCATCCTGATTCTTTCTTATCCCCTGTCCTAATCCAGAGTACCACACCTCACTTATTTGACCCTAAATTCTAACAcaccttctcctttccatcttgaCACACCTCATGCTGTGCTACATTCCCATTTAGTTTAGTCACTTCCTCATTTAGATTTCATTCAGATTTAAATCAGTCAaattaaatataacaaaaaacattGCTCTCCATGTTTAATATTTTTGCACATTAAACAAAATCTGAATGGGGAAAACTAGGCAAATCCAGTCAGTCTTTGCTGTTCTTTTATCAAGCTGATAGAAATACAGTATTTAACAGGATGAACTTTTGAtgttaaaaaagataaaaaaagaaatctaCAATAGAGACATGTCAATTTTCAGTGTCTACAATATGAAAATTAGGATGAAAAATTAAATTTGGAAGGAGAAATTAGGAGCCATTAAAATACGTCACCTAGGGGCTAGGGCTGTTTATAGTCTCCTCCCTAATTGGAAACTCTGAGATGTTAGGAACTCAGATTGCATTTGCATAAAAGGTTTTCTGTGGGAATAGACTGTCTTAAAAGGACAAAGGGAAGGACATTACCTGAATTCTTCCTAAATGTAGTACTAActgcctttccttcactttccagaCCATGTGCCCAGTGTGTCTTGACCGCCTGAAGAACATGATATTCCTCTGTGGTCACGGCACCTGCCAGATGTGTGGAGACCGCATGCACGAGTGTCCAATCTGCCGCAAGCCTGTAGAAAAGCGAATCTTAGTGTTCTGAGCCTGAATGTCTGTCTCGGCTGATGCTGAGGCACAACAATCAAAACACATGAAAGCAGTGAACTCACTCCAGGGGTCACACTTTGGAATGAGATTAAAGATTTAGTTGTTGAATAATTTTAACATTGTTGATGCAGGCAGCTTAAGTCACCAAGTACACTGCTTCACAGTTGAGGCTTCAACTGCACACATTATGGTGAAGTGCAGCTGCTGATAACATTTACTGCAAGTTAACATTACTTATAATAATTAATGATAGCCAGACAGACGAAGGCACCAGAACGTAATTGTGTTAGTGGTGACACAATGTTGAATATCTTTGGAATTAAATTGTGTATCCTTAAAGGTTTTATCCTACATTAGCAATTTAGGACTACAAGCAACAGGTAATTCCTGCTGAAATTGACAAACGATGCATTGCACAACAATGtgctatatatataaaagatttcTGAATACCATCACTTTGTGATCTGATTATGTATTCAAGAAATGACTCTTTGCAGCTTTATGAATACAATCACTTTGTGATCTGATATGTATCTAAGAAATGACTCTTTGCAGCTTTACATGCCCAGATCTTTTTTCATTTGACTGGTCATTACTGTAAAAGTATTTTATAATGAGGCTTCACTCCTGCTGGAGAATGATAACTTTCCATGATTCAGTATTGAGCCAAGCTGTTGAGTGGCTGGcatacatcccttcctcctccacataaTATAAATTTAAGTTCACAACTTACTCTACTTCCCACTACCCATGCCAAATTACATTCTATCATGGTTTAAGCAAGTCAGGACCCTAGAAATACTAGATGTACATAAGAAGATATTTACTCACATTCATCACCCCTGGGATGTTGTAACTAGTGACACTTTCCACAGGTGTGTATCATACACAGCCAGTAGGTGACGGTGTGGCTAAGGGAATGGGATTAGAGTAGACAATTAACCGCTGCAACAACAGTATTGCCCAGAGTGTGTATTTGCTAATAATGTGTCATTTGGGAGTAGTTTTCCCTGCCCGTCAGCAGGGCTTAGCGCATGCCTTTCAAAACTAGTGTCAAGATTCATGCTAGAATAATGTTTAACACTGGAAGAAGTAAGTTTTTACTCTTGTACCATTACATTCCTTTACTAGTTATA
The DNA window shown above is from Eriocheir sinensis breed Jianghai 21 chromosome 15, ASM2467909v1, whole genome shotgun sequence and carries:
- the LOC126998822 gene encoding E3 ubiquitin-protein ligase MIB1-like isoform X2; amino-acid sequence: MRILLSKVPRSWMVDEKKDDGYTALHLAALNNHVEVAELLVHQGRANMDLQNVNLQTPLHLAVERHHTQIVRLLVREGANLNLADKDGDTPLHEALRHHTLSQLRQLQDMQDVGKSPQLLMGLGTQGVDKKSPASIACLLAAHGADLNIKNKKGQTPLDLCPDPNLCKALTKCYKDKSVSGDMGSLEVCPEESLEECMVCSDTKRDTLFGPCGHIATCSICSPRVKKCLMCKEPVQSRTKIEECVVCSDKQATVLFQPCGHMCACDNCASLMKKCVQCRGVIEKQIPFIVCCGGQAPASILPGVAHTNNNSNSSSSGGSSGASVGAAVAASSGTNNNTTAGHIVVSGPAAAGVVVPGPTGPLMNNGTRDMSSADLQKLQQQLHDIKEQTMCPVCLDRLKNMIFLCGHGTCQMCGDRMHECPICRKPVEKRILVF
- the LOC126998822 gene encoding E3 ubiquitin-protein ligase mib1-like isoform X4, whose translation is MTFQLSHSGIEPLTHWFMKRLRHPKQLISNHPRRSLNGRTDTLADTERESANGRQGSPQLLMGLGTQGVDKKSPASIACLLAAHGADLNIKNKKGQTPLDLCPDPNLCKALTKCYKDKSVSGDMGSLEVCPEESLEECMVCSDTKRDTLFGPCGHIATCSICSPRVKKCLMCKEPVQSRTKIEECVVCSDKQATVLFQPCGHMCACDNCASLMKKCVQCRGVIEKQIPFIVCCGGQAPASILPGVAHTNNNSNSSSSGGSSGASVGAAVAASSGTNNNTTAGHIVVSGPAAAGVVVPGPTGPLMNNGTRDMSSADLQKLQQQLHDIKEQTMCPVCLDRLKNMIFLCGHGTCQMCGDRMHECPICRKPVEKRILVF
- the LOC126998822 gene encoding E3 ubiquitin-protein ligase MIB1-like isoform X3, whose translation is MLAMRILLSKVPRSWMVDEKKDDGYTALHLAALNNHVEVAELLVHQGRANMDLQNVNLQTPLHLAVERHHTQIVRLLVREGANLNLADKDGDTPLHEALRHHTLSQLRQLQDMQDVGKLLMGLGTQGVDKKSPASIACLLAAHGADLNIKNKKGQTPLDLCPDPNLCKALTKCYKDKSVSGDMGSLEVCPEESLEECMVCSDTKRDTLFGPCGHIATCSICSPRVKKCLMCKEPVQSRTKIEECVVCSDKQATVLFQPCGHMCACDNCASLMKKCVQCRGVIEKQIPFIVCCGGQAPASILPGVAHTNNNSNSSSSGGSSGASVGAAVAASSGTNNNTTAGHIVVSGPAAAGVVVPGPTGPLMNNGTRDMSSADLQKLQQQLHDIKEQTMCPVCLDRLKNMIFLCGHGTCQMCGDRMHECPICRKPVEKRILVF
- the LOC126998822 gene encoding E3 ubiquitin-protein ligase MIB1-like isoform X1; protein product: MLAMRILLSKVPRSWMVDEKKDDGYTALHLAALNNHVEVAELLVHQGRANMDLQNVNLQTPLHLAVERHHTQIVRLLVREGANLNLADKDGDTPLHEALRHHTLSQLRQLQDMQDVGKSPQLLMGLGTQGVDKKSPASIACLLAAHGADLNIKNKKGQTPLDLCPDPNLCKALTKCYKDKSVSGDMGSLEVCPEESLEECMVCSDTKRDTLFGPCGHIATCSICSPRVKKCLMCKEPVQSRTKIEECVVCSDKQATVLFQPCGHMCACDNCASLMKKCVQCRGVIEKQIPFIVCCGGQAPASILPGVAHTNNNSNSSSSGGSSGASVGAAVAASSGTNNNTTAGHIVVSGPAAAGVVVPGPTGPLMNNGTRDMSSADLQKLQQQLHDIKEQTMCPVCLDRLKNMIFLCGHGTCQMCGDRMHECPICRKPVEKRILVF